The sequence below is a genomic window from Lolium perenne isolate Kyuss_39 chromosome 4, Kyuss_2.0, whole genome shotgun sequence.
TGCACCCCAAGCATAACTAATCTCATTGTCCGGTTCACTGGACCTGACAGATGGATCGTGCCATCAACCTCGCCATCCTTCTTGCTGCCTAACCTGAGGAAGCTACTGGTTGCAGAGTTGCCTTCATCCTGGGATGCCTCGTGGCCCCGTCTCCTCCTCGAGACTGCGCCTTCTCTGGAGACCCTTCACATCCACATAGCCCCTTGTTCAGAGAAGCCCGGTGACGAGATACCCTGGGAACCCACAATGCTTCGACACCATCACCTCAAGGAATTTGTCATGGCTGGTTTTGATGCAGCAGAGAGGCAGATCTACCTTGTTAAGTTCGTCATGGGTCTATGCACAGCATTGCGCCATGTCATTATGTTGAAGAATGCTCATGCTCAGGAAAAGGGGCTATGGGACTGGGAGATGGTTACGCAACAACACTCGTGGACCGACGAGGAAAAGGACAGCACACTCAAGCAGATCATGGACTCGTCCTCCTCAactcaactgatttttggctgatCCCATCCCCCTCATGTTTTCTCGCAGGCTTGCAATCCCGAACGGAGGAAGTACTTAACACTTCAGATCTCGTTTGGCACAAATAGTTTCATTTGTCAATTGGAGATTCCAAGCTGAAAAATCATGTTTTGCTGCCGCAGTAATTTATAAGGGAGAGACTGCAGCTCAGTCGACTGAGATTTTATAAATCTCAGTCGCTGACGTCACTTAATTATTAAGGCAGCTCTTACGAACGTGCTCAGTTTGCTGTTTGTTGATTCGACGTTAGCTTGTAGCGAATTGCCTAGGGGCTCTTTGACATAGTACAAACTAGAAGACCATGGAAGCTGGCACAATTATTTTTTTAAACGTGAGAACCATGATTTACTTACATAAAGTATATAAGAGATAAAAGAATAAATCTCCGTACTTGCATCTTTTTCAatgtaaaaaatagaaaaatactcAATTACAACCAGTGTGAAACTGGAAACTGCAACCCACATGAAACTACAAAAATTTCAATTGCAAACTACATGCAACTGGAAATAAAAACAATTACACCCTTGTGCAACGAGAAGATATTATCAGTTGCGATCCACATGCAACTGTAAAATTCTCAGTTGCGACTTACATACAACTAAGAAAATCTCAATTACGACCTACATGCAACTGGAAAAAATACCCATTACACTCTTTGCAACAAGAAAACCTCAGTTGCGACCCACATGTAACTGAAAAATTCCCAGTTGCGACCCACATGCAACTAAGAAAATCTCAATTGCGCTCCACATGCAACTGGAATAAATATCCATTACACTCTTTGCAACAAGAAAATCTCAGTTGTGATCCACATGCAACCAAAAAATTCCCAGTTGCGACCCATATGCAACTAAGAAAATCTCAATTGGAACCCACATGCAACTGGAAAAAGTATCCATTACACTCTTTGCAACAAAAAAATCTTTACAACCCACATGTAAGTACAAAAATATGTGTTACACCCTGTGCAACTGAAAAATCTCAGTTACAACCCCAATGCAAAATCAAAAAATCTCAGTTGCGACTCACATGCAACTGTTGTGACCTATATGCAACTGAAAAAAATCTGCAACTAGGAGAAATCACACTTACGATCCACATGCAACCGGGAGAAATCACACTTACGACCCACATGCAACTCAAAATTATCTCGAATAATTACGTAATTCAATAGTCCATATTTTTTTCTTAGCTACAACACATGTGTCGCTTTAAAAAAAAACAACATCAAAGcacacaaaaagaaaagaaaaaatatgCTAAATTACACAGTATAGATGCATGGTAAAGAAGCAGAGGAAAAGAGCACATGACAAAATCAACACCGCATCAAAAatgggcgatttacacaaaaataactctTTTAGGTAAGAAGTGCACAAAATGACTCTCCAGCCAAACTATTTCACGCTTCTAACTCTTTTTGTGGCTTCCTTCGTAAGGGCGGCATACCCTTCTGTGTGGCGCTTCTGTGTGGCTCCTttcgcaagggcgccacacattctgTTATACGTGGCGGCGCGAGCCTGCCTGCCGACAATGTGTTGCGCcgctcccacgggcgccacacaaaaaggttagaaGCGTGAAATAGTTTGGCTGGATGGTCATTTTGTGCAATTCTTACCTAAAAGGGTTATTTTTATTGAAATCGCCCCAAAAATGTCTTTGCGGGCTATCCATGTAGAAAAAGTATAACGGTAAAACAGGAAGCTCGCACAAATCTGGATGTACTTAATCTAATGGAGGATGGAAATCTGGATGTACTTAATCTAATGGAGGATGGAGGATGAGGTGACTGAGATTTAATAAATCTCAGGCCCCTGATTTCTAGCAATTCAGAATTTATAAATGAAATGATTTACAGAAAAATGACAGGGTTAAGATATAAGGTGTTTCAAGTTTCAACTAAGCTCCGCCCAATGTTAATGATTTACAGAACGTTTTTTGTCTGTTTACGTTTAAATTCGCCTGTATTTGTTCTTTCCTTTGGGCTCACCGCTGGAAAAATGGATCTCCCCAGACCGAATTTTACATCCATTCGGCcctaaatagcgccggatttcaGCCGGGGAGCCCAACGGCTGGAGGTGCTTTTACACCTGAGTTTTAAATTTATCACTTGCTAAACATAGACAAATCTGATTACGTACGAACGTGTACAGTATTTTGGATAACATAGTTCTGATGAATACAGCACATCAAGCACAGAAGCAGAATAATGAAAGAATCTAgaactctccttttcagttttttGTCCTCCAGAGTAATAATGGTAACTAAATTTCACACCATATCACTTATTATATGATCATTTGCCAAGTGGTAAGAAGTTGGCGTGATGATAATATCCAAGAAAAGGGCACCTATTCCAATTAATCGAACCACATTGTTCCTGTGTTGATAACAGGAAAAGAATGTTCTTCTCCGGCACCGGTAGTGCAAAATTAACTCTCCAGTGGTGCGAGGAACTGAAGATGTGAAATCTGGCTTGCTTTATTTACGGATGAGCTAGTAACCACGAAGCGGCAACCTGAACACTTCCAGAGAAACATAACAGGATGCTATTAATCAGAAGGGCCAATCATCTTCTCTGGAACAACAAGTTCATGGAATTCTTTTTCCGTCAAAACTCCAAGGCTTAAAGCAGATTCCTGGCAAAAAGGAAAAGATCAAAGAATTATTAATATAATTACGGTGGACAATGGCTATCGTTTAAAGTACATGGCGCCAGCATGCAGTACATTAACATGATGATACATGATTGAATAGCATAAAAACAGGtgatcaagaaccaaatagcaggTAATGTAATAAGTCTAGATGTCAATGTATTTAGCGTTCTAATAAAAAATACACGATTATATGCCTTACAGAAACTAGATGATTCTCGCATTCCAGCCAAGACATGAGGCATGTAGTGCACACATGAGCTTAAAACTAATGTGAAGTAAATGCACTACAGGGAACAAAGCAAACAGAACAAATGCAATAATAACCTTCAGTGTTGTTCCTTCCTTGTGAGCTTTCTTAGCAACAGCTGCAGCATTGTCATAGCCAATTTTCTGTACATATATTGGAGAATTAAGCAtaaattctcacaagttttatagCAAAAATGAAGTTAAGACAATGCAAAATGCAATTTACTTACAGGGTTCAAGGATGTCACCAACATCAAAGACTGGGCACAAAGGACAGAAATTAATCAACTATAATAGTCTGAATGTAAAATAAGGATAGTGCATCAAAAAAAATTTAATCAACATAGTTACCTCATGCAACAATTGTGAAATTCTCTTGTGATTTGCTTCTATTCCCCTGACACAGTTTTTCTCAAAGGACACAGATGCGTCGCCTAATAATCTCAATGACTGGCAGAAAAAGGATGGCACATCAATCAGATTATAGCGTGGTAGAAATAACAGAAAAATGAGATAATTTGGCAACTCACGTTAACAAGAGGCACACAGATTTATCTTTCACGAGGGTCTAGTGTGATTATTCAAATGTAAGTACAGACATTATTAAAGATATTGTATAATGCATAGAGAATAGAGATCATACTCGAAGCAATCCAGCAGCAATCATTGGTTTATAAACGTTCAGTTCAAAATGCCCATTTGATCCACCAATTGTAACACCAACGTGATTACCCATAACCTGTGATATCACGAATACAAACAAGAGTTCATTACCATATTCAATACAATATTCAGTTGAACAGTAGGCCACGGAGAATTTCTTATACCACCAAAGGATTGCCATATATACCCAATACTTTAGCAATAATGATGTAAACAAAAGAGTGATAATACACATGGGGTTCAGAGACAGGTCCAGTCAGGTAGCGTATGCATGGTTTATTTCTGAAGATATTGCATTGCAGAACAGAAGCTAGATGGAACAAGCCATAGTATTATAGTATCTTTAATCTGTATGTAACTCGTAATTGTTTGCAACCAATCCCTATTTAGATGCTCAGGTTTCTTATGAAACGTTTAATTTCAAGCAGCGTAAAAGCCATTGTGCAAACAAAGTATAATCTCTCCATTACTTCCTGCAAACACTCAGGAGTACCTATGCCTCAGAAGGTCTTACTGCATACCTAACTAATCCAGCTTGACAGAAAATAAATAAGTTATTAGGAAGAACATAAAAAATATAATGAGTATATAGGATTAGTAgaacagaatagcatagtgaccaCAGAAACGATTTAATAATTGATGGGAAATAAACGATATTTCAGACAAGCAGCACTTGTTCATCAAAAGCATAGATCAAATTGCATAAAAGCATCTAGACTAAAAACAAATGTAGATTCGATATACTCAAACAAGAAAATAAGGTACAAGTAGCATACCTGAGCACAAACCATGGTCAAAGCCTCACACTGGGTAGGATTAACCTTTCCCTGAAAGAAAGAAGTAGTTACAAATCAATCTAGACAACAAAGCTCGAATTGTTTAACATGTTGAAACAACCAAATGTTAGTGATATGCTACTTACAGGCATAATGCTGCTCCCAGGCTCATTTTCTGgtaggataagttcaccaagtccaCAACGAGGACCGCTGTGATCATATAGCAAATGTTAAAAGCAGGTTCCCAAAATATTAGAAAAATATGATTACAAAAACAAGACAAGAAGATTGGAGTATTGACCTTCCCAGCAAGCGTATGTCATTTGCTACCTTCATAAGAGATGCAGAAACTGTGTTCACGGCACCACTACTCTCAACAAAAGCATCATGTGCTGCCTATTATGGGGAAAAATATGAGATTAGCGCATAAATATGAAATACTAGACCAAACAAATCGTAGCCATAAAAGTTGTGTGTCTCTGTGTGGGGTTTTGGGGCAATGTCATATTCGACCGGCACAGTCCTAGCAATAAAACAAGAAAAGGGGAGCATTTGCTACTACAGACAACAAAGCTCAACAGCTAGCATAAATGTAACTTTTTAAGTAAATGGTTCCTTAACTGCCCTGGGTTAATAACTACTAAGGATCATCAACAAATCATCTTTGCTGACAATTGCCATCATTCCATGTTTCTGTGTGTTAATTAAAAATATACAAAATATACAGTTTCTCCGAAAATATTTGGTGGGATATGAAAGAGCAGTTTCTTCtgcacacttggtgggaacatatGTCCCACATCTCAATTACACAAGTAATTTCAAATGAATTTGCATGGAACCTCCAACTAACAAACCCTATTGGCGATTTAAGGTTGTGTCAACATAACAACTAACCAAAGCTTCAAACTTGTTCTCTGCTGTCACAAATGGTAGATCTGTTTCCTCGGCCACTGCTGCAGCAATTTTGACATCAAATCTGAAAAAAAGAGATGACATTTTAAGCATGTAGAAGAAATGGCATGCACAAAGAACTTGAGAAATGCAAGGAATGAATAACCAACCAAAAACATACAGTAGTAaacttatactccctccgtcccatattagttgtcacagattCAGGCGTATCTATGcacaaaatgtgtctagatacatccaaatcagctacaactaatatggaacggagggagtactacttaTTTTGAACAATGTAAATGAGTTAAGACAGAAATACTTGTCACTTGAGAGCAACTGATATACTCTAAACTAACAGTTTGTTTCATCTGGATTGTTATGGTCATAACACCCTGGATAGATGGCTACATGGATACTCTACACAAAGGAGACTAATAGGAAATTATGAAAGGGAGGTAATTAACAAACAACAAGAATAAATAAAATAATGTAACAATTTACGCAAAACAAAAGAACTGCAATTACCCTTTCTTGGTGTTCAGGCCAGTGCCAACTGCAGTCCCACCTTGAGCAAGCTGCACACAAGCGAAAATGATCAGCAGATACTCATGTATGCCTAACATTTGAGAAGGGATTGAACATTAGTGCAGTACCTGATACATCCTTGGTAAGGTACATGCAATTCGATCAATTCCATACTTCACCTGCAAATACAGTACACTACAATCCATAAGCCTCTCTGACAATCCAAATTGCATAGTGATCAATAAGGCGATAATAAATGCTGGGAGAATTCCTACCTGTGTAGCATAACCACTGAATTCTTGCCCAAGAGTCAACGGGGTGGCATCTTGGGTATGCGTACGCCCAATTTTAATGATGTCTTTGAACTCATCAGACTGTACCACAGAGTTGGCAAATTTATCAGATTATATTTACCCATGCTATATGTACAACCAAACCATATGCCATCTAGGTACTGATAACAAACAGAATAACATGTCATCCAAAGACCAAACCAGAATATGGGGTTATGATAAAGTATGGGAAATGGTGAATACATGTGTTCTGTGGCTGTTAACGCATTCGCGGATAATTTGCAAGCAAGGACATATAAGAGAGCTGGTTATAATCATATACCAGCTATTAGCTTATATCCATTAGCATAAAGAAGACTCTCAAATGATATGTGGCCCGTGGAAACCAGATTAAAGCCTTATTCATAATTTGAACAAATAAAGGACAGTGGGCCACTACTCAATTAATAGCATAAATATCCAAGGTTGGCCAGACAGATACCTAgatattttgaatttttaatgcATTTATCTATGCTGCTAGAAAACAAGCAAAAAAAACAAGATTACAGGAGACTTGAATTTCTAATGCATTCATCTAGGCTGCTAGAATACACAGTAAAAGAGCTGAGATAAGATTACAtgagaatttgaatttgaatgcATGTATCTAGGCTGCTAGAATACGCACTAAAGGACCTGAGATAAGATAACAAGGAGACTTTTGAAG
It includes:
- the LOC127331567 gene encoding fumarate hydratase 1, mitochondrial, giving the protein MAMVLRRLAGASGSPSAAALLLRPALTRPISTGFREERDTFGPIRVPNDKLWGAQTQRSLQNFDIGGERERMPVPIIRAFGVLKKCAAKVNMDYGLDPTIGKAIMQAAEEVAEGKLDDHFPLVIWQTGSGTQSNMNANEVIANRAAEILGHKRGDKFVHPNDHVNRSQSSNDTFPTVMHIAAAVEINSRFIPSLDQLHKSLHSKSDEFKDIIKIGRTHTQDATPLTLGQEFSGYATQVKYGIDRIACTLPRMYQLAQGGTAVGTGLNTKKGFDVKIAAAVAEETDLPFVTAENKFEALAAHDAFVESSGAVNTVSASLMKVANDIRLLGSGPRCGLGELILPENEPGSSIMPGKVNPTQCEALTMVCAQVMGNHVGVTIGGSNGHFELNVYKPMIAAGLLRSLRLLGDASVSFEKNCVRGIEANHKRISQLLHESLMLVTSLNPKIGYDNAAAVAKKAHKEGTTLKESALSLGVLTEKEFHELVVPEKMIGPSD